Below is a window of Sporichthyaceae bacterium DNA.
GGTGAACGCCCGTACCCCGAACACGGCGACGCCGAGCACTGCCAACGCCAGCGCCAGCCGTTTCACCCTACGCAGCGGGGGATTGCGGCGGTGTCGGCCGAGCGGCGGAGCTGCCGGCCGGGTGGCCCGGGTCGAGGTCAGGGTCGCCGCTGCGGCACTCACTTGGTACGCCCCGAGTCGGTCTTGGCCCGCGGCGCGGCGGTCTTGGTCGGCGCGGGGCCGGGCTCAGCCGGCAGCAACGACCCGACGATCGGCGCCAGCCAACTGGCGTACGTATCGGTCACATGGCCCTTGTCCCGGTACACCGGCATCGTGCCGACGATGGCCGGGCAGGAGTCCACCCCGCACACCCAGGCACCGGTGTCGACGACGTCGAAGCCGGCCGCCCGGGCCGCGTCGCGGACCATGGTGCCCCGCCCCGGACGCGCATAGCCGTACCCGTCGGCGCGCTTGTAGTCGCACGGTCGGACGTCCGTCATGTGCTTGGCGAGGCAACCCACCGGATCGCTAGGGCTGTACGGGTTGTCCTGCAGCATGGTCACGCGCGTGCCCGGGTGGGCCAACTGCCGCAGGGTGTCGACGGTGGAGTTCGCCCAGATCCGATCGTCGGTGAGGGATTGCACCGCGTCGGACTGACCGGCGATCACCAGGTCGGGGTGCATCGCGTTGATGGCCGCGATCCGGTCCTTGCGCCACGTGTCGCACTCGGTGTAGTCGCGCTTGAGGTCCGGGGCGTAGACCGTCATGTTCGCGACGGAGCAGGCCGCCTTGGTCCAGTTGATCAACTTCCAGTGCCGCTTCTTCGCCGCTGCGTCGAAGCCGCCGAACCACTGGTTGACGTGCGAGTCGCCGAACAGAACCACGGTCCGCGAGGCCTTGGTGTCACCGAAGACGCACGGGCCCTGGTCGGTGTCCAGGAAGTCCAGGTGGCACTTGCCGGAATCGGGCGTGTCCTTGGCCGCGTTGGCGACCGAGGGCTTGAGGTTGCCCGGGACCGCGGTGACCGAAAGGCCCTTCTCCAGTGCGGGAAGCGCACTTGCCAGGCCGACCTCGGTACCGGTGCTCGTTCCGGTGATCAGCGGGCGGACCACCGGGGCCAGCCAGGTCGAGAAGGTGTTGGTCAGGTGACCGCCGTTGTCCTTGTACACCAGCATGTTCCCGACGATCGGCGGGCACTTGTCCCCGCTGCAGACCCACATATTGGTGTCCACCACGGTCGCTCCGGTCGCGGCGACCGCGGAGGCGACCAGGCCACGCCGCTTCGGCCAGTACTGCTCCCCGGCGTCGGAGGAGACCACGCACTCGTCGACCGCGTCCATGTGCTCGGCCAGGCAGCCGATCGGGTCGCGCGGCTGCGGCACGTCGGACAGGAACACCCGCCGGGCACCGGACGGGTCGAGCTGCTTCATCGTCGCCGCGGTTCCCTGCGCCCATTGCGCGTCGGAGACCTTGGTGCCGGGGTTGCCGTCGGACTGGCTGACGACGATGACGTCGGGCTTGGCGGCCACGATGTCGGCGACCGCGGCATGGCGCCACTGCGTGCACTCGGCGTAGTCGCGGTTCAGGTGGTCGTCGATGATGCTGACGTCGGCGACCGGGCAGGCCACCTTCGCCCGCAGCAGCAACTTCCAGTGCGCGTTGGCGGCAGCCTTGTCGAACGCGCCGAGCCAGTGCGCGGCGTGGGAGTCGCCGAACAGGGCGACGGTCTTCTTGCCGTGCGGGTCGCCGAAGATGCAGTCCTTGGGCAGCTTGACCTCGGGGTACTCCTGGAAGCAGTCCCGGGCCTGCTGGTAGTCGTCACCGGCTCGCGCCAGGCTCGGCGACAGGTTGCTCGGGACATCCTTGGTGTGCAGCGATTTCGCCAGCGTCTCCTGGACCAGCGCGACGTCGGCACCGGCGAGGGTTGCGGAGTCGGCCGCGCCGCCGGAGCCGGTCAGGCTCGGCAGCGTGTAGCTGAACAGCATTGCGAGCGCGACAGTCAGCCCGGCCAACGCCGGCCCGGAGATCACCCAGGCGGGCTTGCGAACGGGCAGCCGACGGGCGGGCAGTTCGACGTGGAAGTAGCTCGCGACGGCCAGCACCAGCGAGATGAACACGGCCTGCACGCGCAGCGACGTGTTCATCGTGGTGCCGATCACCAGCGGCGCGAAGACCAGCACCGGCCAGTGCCACAGGTACAGCGAGTACGACACCTTGCCGATCAACTGCGGGACGAACCGGCCGAGCAGGACCTCGGCGCTGCGCGGGGCCTTCCGGACACCGGAGGCGATGATCAGGGCCGCGCCGCCGACCGGCAGGGCGGCCGCGATGCCCGGGAAGTGCGTGCCGTCGGTGTACCAGAACCCGGAGCCCGCGATCGCGATCAGACCGAGCCAGGAAGCTGCGCAGGCCAGGCCCGACGGCAGCCGGGCCAGGCGCGGGGACAGCAGCGCGATCACCGCGCCGACGCCCAGTTCCCAGGCCCGCGTGGCGATCGAGTAGTAGGCGTCCGGCGCCGAGCGGGAGGTGGTGACCACGCAGAGGAACAGTGAGTATGCCGAGCCGGCCGCGACCAGGCCGATCAACGTGCCGCGCTGGTAACGCACCTGCACGACCGCCAGGGTCAGGATCAGCAACGGCAGGCCGACGTAGAACTGCTCCTCGACCGCGAGTGACCAGAAGTGCTGCAGCGGCGACGGCGGCTTGTTGGCGTTGAGGTAGTCCGTGCCCTCGGCCGCCAGATGGACGTTCATCCCGTAGACCGCGGTGTAGATCGCGTCCAGGGCGATGTCCTTGGCCGCGATCGTGGATTCCCAGATGCGGGCGGCGACGAGCACGGTCAGCGTGACCACCAGCGCGGCCGGCAACAGGCGCTTGATCCGGCGCAGGTAGAAGTCGGCCAGGCGGACCCGGCCGGTGCGAAGCTGGGTCTCGAACAACTGACGGGTGATCAGAAAGCCGGAGATCACGAAGAAGACGTCGACCCCGACGTAGCCACCGGTCACCCTCGCCAGCTTCGCGTGGTACAGCACCACCAGCAGCACGGCCACGGCCCGCAGGCCCTCGATGTCCGGCCGGAACTTCCGTTGCTCCGCCGGCGGCCGCGGCTCCCCGGCCGCTGGGCCCGGCTCGGCCGCAGCCGGCGGTTGCGGCGTCGGTGGTTGCGGTGGTTGCGGTTGCGGTTTCGGCGGGGCGGGCGGCTGTTCCGCCACCGTGGTCGTGGGCGTCCAGATCGATCCTTGTGCAGTCGGTGCCGGTTCGGTCTGCTGCGCCGACAGGAAGGCCAGGATCGACTCCGCCTCCACCGCAGGCGTTCTGGAGTCGGCCTCCGCCCGCCCGACCTGTCCGGGCAACTCAACCCCGCGCAGGAGGGCGAGCAGGTCGTCGACGTCGACCCGCGGTGGCCGCCCGGGGCCGGGAACGGGCGAGCAGGGCATCGATTCGAGCGTCATCGTGCGACCTTTCGACTTCGTGACGGAGGTGCGGCTCAGCCCGCGACGGGCACGGCAGGAACGGGCTCGGCAATCGGGGCGCGGCGGGGGCGGCGCACTGCCGGAGCACGACCCAACCCTTGGCCGGGCAGGGCGAGCGGCAGGTAGGCCCAGAAGTTGAGCATCGCCATCAGCAGCATCACCCAGTAGGCCCCGATGCCGTACAGGGCGATGCCGCGGCCGATCCCGGCGAACATGACCAGTTCCATCAGTCCGCCCCAGAAGATCAGCCCGTAGCGCACCTTGCGCTCGACCGGGCTGGACTTCACCGCGCCGGTGGGAACCCAGGCCGCCGTTCGGTTGCGCGAGAAGTCCCAGATGGACAGCAGGAAGCAGTAGCCGGAGACGATGTTGAGCCGGATCAGCTCGATGAAGCGCGGGGTGCCGAACATCGCCGGGAAGACCACGATCGAGGCGACGATCGAGGGCAGCAGCGGGATGACGTTGAGCGGCCCGACGTCCTCCGGGAAGCACCACGCCATCAGCAGGCCGGGCAGCGTCCCGAAGAGCACGCTCAACGCCGAGGTCACGTAGAAGATGAACCCGGCCCAGAAGCACAAGCGCTGTGCCGGGCGCAACGGCGCCTTGTGGAAGTTCGAGTCGACCATCAGGCAGATCGAGCCGGTGCACCAGCGGTAGACCATGTTCGTATAGCCACTGAACGTGTCCGGGCACAGGCCCTTCGCCAGAACCAGCGGGACGTAGCGCACGATGTAGCCGACCCGCATGAGCTGGACGCCGGTGTAGACGTCCTCGCTGTGGTTGATCTGCGGCATGCCGCCGATGGCCTCCAGCGCCGACCGCCGGTACAAGGCGTTGGTACCGACGCAGATCGCGCCGTCGACGCGGTCCCGGGCCGGCTGGATGAAGCGGTAGAACAGCTGCTGCACCGCGCCGGAGGAGCGCTGGACCCAGTTGAACTCCTCGTGCAGGTCGAAGTACTGCGGCGACTGGGCGATGCCGACCTTGTCGTCGTCGAAGTACGGCACCAGCTCGGTGAGCATGTCCGTGCGCGGCACGAAGTCCGCGTCCAGGATCAGGATCAGGTCGCCGGACGAGCGGCTGTAGCCGTAAGCGAGGTTGCCCGCCTTCTTCATCCGGGGCCGATCCGGACGGACGAAGTACTCGAAGCCGAAGGACTGTGCCATCGACTCGACCTCGGGACGCGCCGAGTCGTCGAGCACGTAGACGGTCAGCTCACCGTCCCAGTGCAGGCGAGCCACGTGCACGTAGGTGTTCCGCAGCACCTCGAGCGGCTCGCCGCAGGAGGGCAGGAACACGTCGACGGAAGGCAGCGGGCCACCCTGCGTGCGCTGGTCGACCAGCTGCCGGTGGTCCCACAGGTCGTGGCGGCGGCCCCAGGCCGAGGCCCGGAATCCGGTGTAGCCGTAGACGAACAGCAGGACCACGAGGATCCAGAGCAGGTGGGTCGTCTCGGTCTTCAGCGACAGCTTGACCAGCGCGAGGATGACGCCGCAGAACGAGCCGAACATGAAGAACGGCATCCAGCGGTGTCTACGTCCGAAGTAAGCGTATTTCTCCTTGTTCGACGGCGGGCTGGGCAGCAGGTCGGTGGACACGGCCATCCTCCAGAACGAGTGCATTTCCACAATTCATCTTCAAATCCGGCGATCCGGACTCTGTTCGCGCGAAACTCGGCGAGTTATCCCCGGTCTGGACACGGGTCTGCGCACGACCGCCCCGGTGCGCGACACGCACCCTGCGAAGCGATCGGACCGCCCCGTATTCGGCCCGGAAAACCTTGCATGTCTGGAATCCGCGAGTCCCGGGAAGTCTTCACCCGTGCCCGGATCTCGTGTTCCGCGTTGAACTTATGAAAGCGCGCAACGATCGCATAGGGCCGAATTAGCGAACGCGGCTATTCATCATTTGGAAGGGAATCCACGCTGTTGGAGCAGTCAGAATTCACGAATCCGGGCACAAGCGAAACGCCACGCCGAGCATCACCCGTTCGGAGCAGTTTGCTGCTTGCGTGCCCGGGTAGCCGACGGCCCGGATCCTGTTGCAGGCAACACAATTCGGCTGTGTGACGGCGGAGTTACGAAAGGACCAACACCGATCGACGTCGCCGCAATAAATCTGACTTTGCGTCAGTTTCCTTGTGTCCGGGTCTGTGCACGGCAGCCGCGATCGCAAGGGAATTCACATTCCTGTGCCGCACGGCTCCAGCGAGCGAGCTGTCACGCAGCCTCCACGACTACGGCGCGACTCATCTTCGTCATACCGAGTTCACGTTCCACGAAGATGATCGGCACCTCCTGGACCCGCCACCGGCGAGCCTGGGCCCGCGCGGCCGGGTCGATCTGCGCAGGTCACCGCCCACACCGAGCGCAGCGCCGTCATCGCAATCGGACTCCCGGCAATCGCGCAAGGGGCCCAGGGCAGTGCAGTAGCGAGAAAATCGGCTGACGGTCACACGGTGACACCCAGGTTCTTCCACCGAGCAGGTGCGCGAGGACCACGTCCTGCACCGCTGGGGCCTCATCGGCGACGACCGCACTACTACGCGTCGGCCGAACCGTGGACAACCACGCAAAGCGTCCAAGGTGGTCGGCGGCCAACGCGGTCCGGGCGAGACAGGACGCTGACGTCCGGTTGGCCGCGGGCTTGTGGGGAAGACCGACGGGCAGCAGCCGATCACCGAGACCATCGGAGGCAGGCATGACGAACGTGCGAGAGCTGATGAACCCGATCGTCAGCGATCTGCAGAGGGGCGACTCCATCGCGGAGGCCGCGCGGCGCATGGCCCGCGACGGCGTGGGAGCGCTGCCGATCCGAGCCGCCGACGGAACCGTGCAAGGCATGCTCACCGATCGCGACATCGTGCTGCAGGTCGTCGCGACCGACCGCGACCCGCACCGGGTGAGCGTAGGCGAACTCGCCCAGTCCGAGATCGTCACCGCCGGCCCCGACGAACCCGTGGTGACCGTCCTGGCCCGCATGACGACCCACCGACTGACCCGGCTACCGGTCGTGGACGGCACGGACCTGGTGGGGATCATCACCCTGGCCGACGTGGCGGGCGCCGTACCGGACCAGATGGTCGGTGAGACCTACGCCGGGACCACCCGCAGACCGGCCGCAGCTGACCGATCGGCACCGTAAGCCACGCGCCCTGCAACGGTCCTCATGTCCCGGGCCTCCTGGCCGGCCTGGCCTGGCCGACGTTCTGACCGGGCCGCGCGCCCTCGAGAGGGCTCGGAAGTTGCTGGTATTCGAAGGTCCGTCGTACGGAGTCCGTTTTCGGACCCCAAACGACGACTACGTGATCGCCGTGGTCGCGGGCGCTTGGGCCACCACGGCGAGCAGACGCTGGGCCCCCGGCTGAGCAGCCGATTCGCACCAGCGGCTGCGGCCCGGCTGGAGAACTGATCGCTTCGGTGAAAGCGCGGGCCGCGGTTCGGCGCGTAGGGTGGCCTGCGACGCCGCTCTGGTCCTTGGTGCCGTTCGGCCGGGTGTCCGCCCGGCCTGCGAAAGCCTTGGGAGTGTGGCGATGCGTGTCGGCAATGCACTATGCGCTCGGCCCGGCCGGTCGGCGGGGCACGACGGGCAACCTTTCGCGGCGCTGGCCGTATCTTCCCCATCACTGCCCTGGGCGGCAGTCGTGAGCGATCGTGGTGCGGTTGTGCACCGCCCACCCCGGGGTGGAGGTGGCTGAGTGGAGCCCGGGCGCCTGGCCCGGATCCTGGCCGGGCTCACCGCCGGCGCCGAGGGGGCCGGGGCCCCGGCTCGGTTGTGTGAGGTCGCCAGGGATGTCATCGGGGTGAGCGGGGCGGGGGTGATGCTCATGTCCGGGGACCTGCCCACCGGGACGTTGTGCACCACCGATGCGGTGAGCAACCAGATCGAGGAATTGCAGTACATGTTGGGCGAAGGCCCCTGCGTGGATGCCTACCACCACGGCCAGGTGATCTCGGAGCCGGACCTGGCCCGACCCGCCACCCCACGCTGGCCCGCCTTCGCCGAGGCGGCCGCCCGGGCCGGGGCGCGCGCAGTATTCGGGTTCCCGTTGCACATGGGTGCGGCCCAGCTGGGTGCGCTCAACCTCTACCGCGACACACCCGGGCC
It encodes the following:
- a CDS encoding acyltransferase family protein, encoding MTLESMPCSPVPGPGRPPRVDVDDLLALLRGVELPGQVGRAEADSRTPAVEAESILAFLSAQQTEPAPTAQGSIWTPTTTVAEQPPAPPKPQPQPPQPPTPQPPAAAEPGPAAGEPRPPAEQRKFRPDIEGLRAVAVLLVVLYHAKLARVTGGYVGVDVFFVISGFLITRQLFETQLRTGRVRLADFYLRRIKRLLPAALVVTLTVLVAARIWESTIAAKDIALDAIYTAVYGMNVHLAAEGTDYLNANKPPSPLQHFWSLAVEEQFYVGLPLLILTLAVVQVRYQRGTLIGLVAAGSAYSLFLCVVTTSRSAPDAYYSIATRAWELGVGAVIALLSPRLARLPSGLACAASWLGLIAIAGSGFWYTDGTHFPGIAAALPVGGAALIIASGVRKAPRSAEVLLGRFVPQLIGKVSYSLYLWHWPVLVFAPLVIGTTMNTSLRVQAVFISLVLAVASYFHVELPARRLPVRKPAWVISGPALAGLTVALAMLFSYTLPSLTGSGGAADSATLAGADVALVQETLAKSLHTKDVPSNLSPSLARAGDDYQQARDCFQEYPEVKLPKDCIFGDPHGKKTVALFGDSHAAHWLGAFDKAAANAHWKLLLRAKVACPVADVSIIDDHLNRDYAECTQWRHAAVADIVAAKPDVIVVSQSDGNPGTKVSDAQWAQGTAATMKQLDPSGARRVFLSDVPQPRDPIGCLAEHMDAVDECVVSSDAGEQYWPKRRGLVASAVAATGATVVDTNMWVCSGDKCPPIVGNMLVYKDNGGHLTNTFSTWLAPVVRPLITGTSTGTEVGLASALPALEKGLSVTAVPGNLKPSVANAAKDTPDSGKCHLDFLDTDQGPCVFGDTKASRTVVLFGDSHVNQWFGGFDAAAKKRHWKLINWTKAACSVANMTVYAPDLKRDYTECDTWRKDRIAAINAMHPDLVIAGQSDAVQSLTDDRIWANSTVDTLRQLAHPGTRVTMLQDNPYSPSDPVGCLAKHMTDVRPCDYKRADGYGYARPGRGTMVRDAARAAGFDVVDTGAWVCGVDSCPAIVGTMPVYRDKGHVTDTYASWLAPIVGSLLPAEPGPAPTKTAAPRAKTDSGRTK
- a CDS encoding GAF and ANTAR domain-containing protein, which translates into the protein MEPGRLARILAGLTAGAEGAGAPARLCEVARDVIGVSGAGVMLMSGDLPTGTLCTTDAVSNQIEELQYMLGEGPCVDAYHHGQVISEPDLARPATPRWPAFAEAAARAGARAVFGFPLHMGAAQLGALNLYRDTPGPLRDDQHADALVMAEVIARWVLNVQAVAAPDTLAVELAQGDFHLVAHNAAGMLSVQLEVSVTEALIRLRTYAFTHNRALREVAEDIVAQRLRLG
- a CDS encoding cellulose synthase catalytic subunit; the protein is MSTDLLPSPPSNKEKYAYFGRRHRWMPFFMFGSFCGVILALVKLSLKTETTHLLWILVVLLFVYGYTGFRASAWGRRHDLWDHRQLVDQRTQGGPLPSVDVFLPSCGEPLEVLRNTYVHVARLHWDGELTVYVLDDSARPEVESMAQSFGFEYFVRPDRPRMKKAGNLAYGYSRSSGDLILILDADFVPRTDMLTELVPYFDDDKVGIAQSPQYFDLHEEFNWVQRSSGAVQQLFYRFIQPARDRVDGAICVGTNALYRRSALEAIGGMPQINHSEDVYTGVQLMRVGYIVRYVPLVLAKGLCPDTFSGYTNMVYRWCTGSICLMVDSNFHKAPLRPAQRLCFWAGFIFYVTSALSVLFGTLPGLLMAWCFPEDVGPLNVIPLLPSIVASIVVFPAMFGTPRFIELIRLNIVSGYCFLLSIWDFSRNRTAAWVPTGAVKSSPVERKVRYGLIFWGGLMELVMFAGIGRGIALYGIGAYWVMLLMAMLNFWAYLPLALPGQGLGRAPAVRRPRRAPIAEPVPAVPVAG
- a CDS encoding CBS domain-containing protein; translation: MTNVRELMNPIVSDLQRGDSIAEAARRMARDGVGALPIRAADGTVQGMLTDRDIVLQVVATDRDPHRVSVGELAQSEIVTAGPDEPVVTVLARMTTHRLTRLPVVDGTDLVGIITLADVAGAVPDQMVGETYAGTTRRPAAADRSAP